A genomic window from Cyprinus carpio isolate SPL01 chromosome B9, ASM1834038v1, whole genome shotgun sequence includes:
- the LOC109065655 gene encoding gamma-crystallin M2-like yields MKLVPNMDKMGKIFFYEDKNFQGRCFECSMDCPELSSHFSHCNSIRVESGAWVLYERPNFMGCQYILTRGEYPDYQHWMGFSDSIRSCRMVQNHTGNFRILLYERPDFQGQTMECSEDWPSLYDRFRYHEVQSCNVLDGAWVFYEHPNFRGRQYLLERGEYHHFTDWSAMHPTVGSIRRVQEF; encoded by the exons ATGAAATTAGTCCCAAACATGGACAAAATGGGAAAA ATTTTCTTTTATGAGGACAAAAACTTTCAGGGACGTTGTTTTGAGTGCAGCATGGACTGCCCAGAGCTGTCGTCCCACTTCAGCCACTGTAACTCCATCCGAGTTGAAAGTGGGGCCTGGGTTTTGTATGAACGTCCAAACTTCATGGGCTGCCAGTACATCCTTACCAGGGGAGAGTATCCTGATTACCAGCACTGGATGGGCTTCAGTGATTCTATAAGGTCTTGTCGCATGGTGCAAAAT CATACTGGCAATTTCCGTATCCTACTGTATGAGCGGCCTGACTTCCAGGGTCAGACTATGGAGTGCAGTGAGGACTGGCCCTCTCTCTATGACCGCTTCCGTTACCATGAGGTACAGTCCTGTAACGTTCTGGATGGGGCCTGGGTCTTCTATGAGCATCCTAACTTCAGGGGACGTCAGTATTTGTTGGAGAGAGGCGAGTACCACCACTTCACTGACTGGAGTGCCATGCATCCTACTGTCGGCTCAATCCGCCGTGTTCAAGAGTTTTAG